Proteins encoded within one genomic window of Manis pentadactyla isolate mManPen7 chromosome 4, mManPen7.hap1, whole genome shotgun sequence:
- the LOC118919860 gene encoding CMRF35-like molecule 7 isoform X1 — translation MWLLPPALLLLSLPGCFSIKGPRSVRGVEQGSVAVRCNYESRWKTYRKWWCRGASWDYCKVLIQTAGTEEEVQRNRVSIRDNQTAHLLTVTMKDVRQDDTDTYWCGIQKTGIDLGARIRVTIDPEGMALTAPEAASNHTEEFSGSDARTRIVLLVFVKVPFLLILVGAVLWLKKPQRPPSNFPPDLLSKDTAP, via the exons ATGTGGCTGCTGCCCCCAGCTCTTCTCCTCCTCAGCCTCCCAG GCTGTTTCTCCATCAAAGGCCCAAGGTCCGTGAGAGGCGTAGAGCAGGGGTCGGTGGCCGTGCGGTGTAACTATGAATCCAGATGGAAGACCTACCGGAAGTGGTGGTGCCGAGGAGCAAGCTGGGATTACTGCAAGGTCCTCATTCAAACCGCAGGAACCGAGGAAGAAGTGCAGAGAAACCGTGTGTCCATCAGGGACAATCAGACAGCGCACCTGCTCACAGTGACCATGAAGGACGTCAGGCAGGATGACACAGACACTTACTGGTGTGGGATTCAAAAGACCGGGATTGACCTAGGGGCGAGGATCAGAGTCACCATTGACCCTG AAGGAATGGCTCTGACCGCACCAGAAGCCGCCAGCAATCATACAGAGGAGTTCTCGGGCTCCGACGCCAG GACCCGCATCGTGCTCCTGGTATTCGTGAAGGTGCCCTTCTTGCTCATCCTGGTTGGTGCCGTCCTCTGGTTGAAGAAGCCTCAGCGGCCCCCAAGCAACTTCCCCCCTGACCTTCTGTCCAAAGACACAGCCCCATAG
- the LOC118919860 gene encoding CMRF35-like molecule 7 isoform X2, producing the protein MWLLPPALLLLSLPGCFSIKGPRSVRGVEQGSVAVRCNYESRWKTYRKWWCRGASWDYCKVLIQTAGTEEEVQRNRVSIRDNQTAHLLTVTMKDVRQDDTDTYWCGIQKTGIDLGARIRVTIDPGMALTAPEAASNHTEEFSGSDARTRIVLLVFVKVPFLLILVGAVLWLKKPQRPPSNFPPDLLSKDTAP; encoded by the exons ATGTGGCTGCTGCCCCCAGCTCTTCTCCTCCTCAGCCTCCCAG GCTGTTTCTCCATCAAAGGCCCAAGGTCCGTGAGAGGCGTAGAGCAGGGGTCGGTGGCCGTGCGGTGTAACTATGAATCCAGATGGAAGACCTACCGGAAGTGGTGGTGCCGAGGAGCAAGCTGGGATTACTGCAAGGTCCTCATTCAAACCGCAGGAACCGAGGAAGAAGTGCAGAGAAACCGTGTGTCCATCAGGGACAATCAGACAGCGCACCTGCTCACAGTGACCATGAAGGACGTCAGGCAGGATGACACAGACACTTACTGGTGTGGGATTCAAAAGACCGGGATTGACCTAGGGGCGAGGATCAGAGTCACCATTGACCCTG GAATGGCTCTGACCGCACCAGAAGCCGCCAGCAATCATACAGAGGAGTTCTCGGGCTCCGACGCCAG GACCCGCATCGTGCTCCTGGTATTCGTGAAGGTGCCCTTCTTGCTCATCCTGGTTGGTGCCGTCCTCTGGTTGAAGAAGCCTCAGCGGCCCCCAAGCAACTTCCCCCCTGACCTTCTGTCCAAAGACACAGCCCCATAG